A single genomic interval of Legionella israelensis harbors:
- a CDS encoding catalase, translating into MADDYKNKKFTTTDSGIPVPSDEHSLSIGPNGPLLLHDHYLIEQMANFNRERIPERQPHAKGGGAFGYFMVTEDVKKYTKASVFQPGTKTDVLIRFSTVAGERGSPDTWRDPRGFAVKFYTSEGNFDMVGNNTPVFFVRDPMKFQHFIRSQKRRANNNLRDHDMQWDFWTLSPESAHQVTWLMGDRGIPKSWRHMNGYSSHTYMWVNAEGEKFWVKYHFKTDQGIEFLTQEEADKLAGTDGDYHNRDLFEAIDRGDYPAWTLYMQIMPFKEAETYRFNPFDLTKVWPHKDYPLIKVGQLTLNRNPRDFHTEIEQAAFEPNNMVPGTGISPDKMLLARVFSYADAHRARLGVNYKQIPVNKAKCSVHSYSKDGLMRVENISDPVYAPNSKGGPQADSSRNPEVATWEAHGDFVREAYTLRKDDDDFGQANTLVRQVLDDAARDRLVSNVVAHLKNAVSQPVLKRAFEYWKNIDQEIGQRIEKGVKES; encoded by the coding sequence CACTGACTCAGGAATACCTGTTCCAAGTGACGAACATTCTCTATCGATTGGGCCAAATGGCCCACTTCTGCTTCATGATCACTATCTTATTGAGCAGATGGCAAATTTTAACCGTGAACGAATCCCTGAACGGCAACCCCATGCAAAGGGCGGTGGCGCATTCGGGTATTTTATGGTGACAGAAGATGTAAAAAAATATACAAAAGCTTCTGTTTTTCAGCCTGGAACAAAGACGGATGTGCTTATACGCTTTTCAACCGTTGCGGGTGAACGTGGAAGTCCCGACACCTGGCGTGACCCACGCGGGTTTGCCGTGAAGTTTTATACCAGCGAGGGTAATTTTGACATGGTCGGGAACAACACTCCTGTGTTCTTTGTACGAGATCCAATGAAATTCCAGCATTTTATCCGTTCTCAGAAGCGCCGTGCCAATAACAATCTGCGCGATCATGACATGCAATGGGATTTCTGGACACTTTCGCCTGAATCTGCACATCAAGTGACCTGGCTGATGGGAGATAGGGGCATTCCCAAGAGCTGGCGCCATATGAACGGCTACTCAAGCCATACCTACATGTGGGTGAATGCAGAAGGGGAAAAATTCTGGGTGAAATATCATTTTAAAACTGATCAGGGTATTGAGTTTTTGACCCAGGAAGAAGCCGATAAGCTTGCAGGCACCGATGGTGACTATCACAACCGGGACTTATTCGAAGCCATTGATCGAGGTGATTACCCAGCTTGGACGCTGTACATGCAGATTATGCCATTCAAAGAGGCCGAGACATACCGTTTCAACCCATTTGACCTTACCAAAGTATGGCCACATAAAGACTACCCCCTCATTAAAGTGGGTCAATTGACCCTAAACCGCAATCCAAGGGATTTTCACACCGAAATTGAGCAGGCGGCATTTGAACCTAACAACATGGTGCCGGGGACAGGGATCAGCCCGGATAAAATGCTGCTTGCCAGGGTGTTCTCCTACGCGGATGCACATCGGGCAAGGTTGGGTGTGAATTACAAGCAGATACCCGTTAACAAAGCCAAATGCTCTGTTCACAGCTATAGCAAAGATGGCTTAATGCGTGTTGAAAATATCTCTGATCCGGTTTATGCGCCTAACTCCAAAGGGGGCCCGCAGGCAGACAGCTCGCGAAATCCGGAGGTCGCAACCTGGGAGGCGCATGGCGATTTCGTGCGCGAAGCCTATACATTGCGTAAAGATGATGATGATTTTGGGCAGGCAAACACCCTGGTACGTCAAGTGCTGGACGATGCGGCCCGTGACAGGCTGGTTAGCAACGTGGTAGCCCACCTCAAAAACGCTGTCAGTCAACCCGTACTAAAGAGAGCTTTCGAATACTGGAAAAACATCGATCAGGAGATTGGACAAAGAATCGAAAAAGGTGTTAAAGAAAGCTGA